CTTGCGCGGCTTCCGCATACTTCGTTTGCTTCACCGCAGTAGACATTTTCTTGTAATTGGGGTCGGATTTACGCAGGGCGTCATATTTAATCTAGAAACATGTTGTTCGTTCTAACATTTTGACGATAAAAACTAGATCTAATTTAGAAGAATAAATATGATTTACGTTAATGGCATGTGCAAACATTGGTCTCGCGAGGAAAAATGCAACATCAGAATGTATGTGATTGTCCTGAAGCATAGAATGTATGGAAGGAAGTCTCTCCACATATTCGTCTACTGTCATCGTAGAACCCAAGAATGTTCCGAATTGAACTAACGTATCTTGGCACTGATCGTATAATTTTCCTATAATTTTTCAACGGATTACATCTCATTAATGTTCATAGAAAAATTACAGGAAGAAGATTCTATAAAAGAAATATTTACCAACAAGTTTGAGATGAGATTTATCTGTTTCCCTATACACAACACAATGTTTCTGCTGTGCCATTAATAAGCACAATGCCACTGCTAGATCATGCTCAGCAAGAGCTTCTTTCAACCGCTGCGAAGACTTTTTCGTATTACGTACTTGGCTGAAGTAACCAGCCTGTAAATAATGTTtcattaaacaatatattatctTATGTAGTACACGACTAACGATAGTACACGACTATCTACTAAATACATATTATAAATTACCTCATTTTTCAATAAGTCTCCACCTGCCATAGCATCCAGTTGATCAGAAGTCATTTCTTCGGCAGCTTCGATACCTGCCATCTTTTGTACTATTTCCTTCAGTATTAACAAATCTAAGCTGAAAACAGGAATACAAAGCCGGACTTTTGATACAATACTCAATTGTAGAATTCATTTATAAACTCAATAGAGAAATGTGAATTATCAACTAAAAATCATGCCAATTTTTACAGTGTACCTTTTTTGTGCCTTGAGTTGGTTAGCCACATACTGCAGCAAACCAGTGAGTTCGATATTATACTTTTTGAATATAGCTCCACAGAACGAAGCGAGGGATTGGAGCCAAAGAGATATGCTCGTGCCATCGTGCTTGAACCTATCTCGGTCAGCACCAGCCAGTGCTTCCACGAGACAGTAGCCAAGTACGTCATATGAAATATTCGTCAAATATTTTAAAGAATCTACAACGGGACCTATAACATATCCAGTGATTGAACGTAGTTAAATGCTTTCTAACATGTATCATTGCTAACATACCTATAAGATTATCATATAGCTGAATCTGTATAAGAACATAATCGAATAATACACCAGGAGAAGAGTGTGTCAGTTTGCCTATCGACCTTCCAACGGGTTTAATAGTCTCTTTGCTCACTCTCTTCATGATAGATTTGATTTTCTTTTGCGCGTCTGCTCTTTTCCTTAGAAGAGCAGCGTGTTGTAGAGGCGTGTCGTTCTTCCAACGTGCGTATAAGCAGTATCGGTTCTGATAtggataatatttcaaaatgtTCCACAATTCTTCCGCAACACAACAGTTACAGTCCATGAAGGATAAGGAGGGCAACAACGCTACGTCGAGTATAGTTAGTACATCGTAATAGAGATTATTATTCTTCTCAGCAGGCTGTTTGTTCGAGTCTAACGGACACTGCCTTATAGTTGCGTGACACAACCTCATGATCTTGTACATCAAAACCGGATCATGGTGTAAATTGGGACCGAGGACTATGAGCATTGGCAACAACTGATCATGTATTTCTTCAAGGTCTTCTACTGGTTTTGGAGCGAGAGAACTCTTCAAGGGAGGAATCCTTCTACCTTGCAATTTCGGTGATATGATACAATGCCTGGAATACAATGCAATAGCACACTACCTAATTTGATTTCGGGAGTGTACAAGGTAAACCACGAATTCGATCAAACCTAACAGTTTCATACTTATTGTAGAAAAGATCCTTTGCTTAGATTAACAAAGAAAATAACAGAAATGGTTACGTTGCACGGTTTACCCTGtacattttaataattattgcaagacatacttgcgataaacggGTTCGATAAGAGATTGAATCATTTTGCACAGTGCCAACGCGATCGGACGCTGATCTGTGAGACTGTGTTCTGGTAATCTATTAAACAGGTTTTGTGCAACCTCCCAAGCCCCTATTTCCAACAGCGCCTCGCATAATCCGTACTTTTGATTACTCGCGTACTTATCCTATTGAAAGACACGTAATTAAAATTCTTCattgatatctttgatatcATTGATATCTTCCATATGGATATGAACTTATACCTGTGGATTCTCTTTTTCTTCGGGTACATCTTCCTTGTCTTTAGTAGAAATTACGCTTAACTTCCGAACATACTCTTTTGCTTGTTTCATTGCCTGTTCGTGCTCTTTGATAATCGTTCTATCATCTGGCACTAACCATGGCAATATATCATCCAATTTAATAACACCATGTTGTAACATGAGTGCAGTGACTTTTTGCAATGAAAACGGAGTGGTATTGACGGTAGAACAATATTTAAATCCTAAAACTTCACAGAGTACTTGTTGGTCACTCATATATGAACGAATCAAAGGAATAAATAGTGCATCATCTTGAGGTCGATTCTCAAATGTTTCCAGTAAAATATCAAGTACTCTGTTAGGGTCTAAATTAAAATAGCCTGTAAAAATGGTATAAATTTGATTATACACATTGTtgacattataatataaactgTGTAGACGAGAGTTAAGGTTTTACAAACGTACCGATAAGAGATTTAACAATTTCCAATATCGTTGGTACTTCGCATTCTGGACGTTCCTGATTTAATTCCACTATAAGTTTAGAGTACCCTTCGCTTTCTTccctaaataaattaaatttccgTTGCTTATAGCTGCAGAaagaaaaatatacaaatattacacAAGTCTTCTCTCATCGAAATTTAGTACAGTATATTGAgtgagaaaataaaataaatacatacTATAATTTTGTCTTCACTTTAATGAATTTGGTTTGGAAACTTTTATTCTTTAATGTTCCTACATCTTGCAACGTATCAATTTCTAAACGTTCCTTTAATATCCTATCTGTTAGAAACTGTGCAAAAAGCAAATGACATAAATTATGCCATTAGGACATTGTGTTTGGTTTTAATTGATTGTAAATATTTCAATCACGTTTACTGTTATCCTATAAAATGATACCTTTTCAGATTCTTTCacaatgtaataaaaattatttctttcttcaTTATGTGCTTCTGCATCTATTAGTGTAAATATATCTACTATCGCAGATGGTATCGCTCCATCAATATTCTGAAAATAGAtataattgtacaataaattatatttaatttttataacaatatcCGCAGAATCTTAATTAGGATATCAGCTTACCATGAGTTCACCTAATGTCTGGATTACACTGTCCCTTTTTATGTTCCCATGGATTCCATTCGATATTAATTCGTACAATCCTCTTCTCCATTCTAGAATTAAACATAAACCACAcataaaaatgtaaaacatAATAGAAAATTTACATCTGTCTTATATCCATAttgttttatacaatttttaaggTACAAACGATAACTAACAATAGTTATAAAGAatgatttacatttacatttataattattagaacAAATATCATAATGTAGTGCTTGTGCAATCTAAATATAAGATTTATTGGTTCTTTGCTCTAGATATGAATAACAAATATATTAAGTGATATGTTATTGAGTTTATAGGAGCAAGAAACGATTAATAACTCTGAAAACACAAAAACGACAGACTTTAATGTGTATAAACAGATCCACAGTGTTGGGACACACAGCAAGCTGGCTAGGGTCAAATGATAGAATAAAGACTCACCTGTGGCGTTGCCTTCCTTAAATTTGTGCTTGATTAACTTGAGGCTGCAAACAGTCGTTAATTGACAATTAACTCTTCAGAAGAGCGAGAAACAGGAGAGATAAGTTGCAACCATCAATTGCACAGAGTATGCAGAGTATCAATTCAATATTAATCGAACGCACTTCTGACGTTAACGCGTTAACCACTTACAAATCATTTTTCCCATGTTTATCCCATGCTTTCCATATTTCTGAATTCCACACTTTACCAGCCATTTTAATTCCATGAAAAGCTTTTTAATGATTAAAAACAATCGTATCAACATCACAGGTTAATAGACTCCATTTTCCGCCATTGCAAGCGTCCTCGAAGCTATCGTGGCGCGATCTTCTTTACGACATATGTACAATATGTCTAGCATGGTAATCTCAATAACAAAATCTGTACCTACCGCTGAATTCACAAAGCATTTAATCatcaaatatttttacagaATATTTTTACAGAAACAATTATGTTTCGTTGATCAAACTCCTTAATATCTACGCAAAATAGATACAAAATCTAGTCGTTTTAAAAACATTTCAAATAACTTATTAGAGGCAACACTGTCGGATGGGAGTTTGGGATTCTGAAAATCAAAACTTTCGCTTCTATAAAAATGTTTTGTATTCAATGGTTGCTAAGGCTGTTTTCATATATCCTACTATATTGCTTAAAAAAGCGTTACATGTAAAATAGTTAAGCAATTAAATAGTATTACcctataatattctatattgtaAAGATAATATGCACATATTTTTATGTGATAAACATAGTCAATACAGTATAATACGGAAGCGATGAGTTTTGGAACACTATGAACTTAGATTCTTTTCCGGCGAGCAAATCTTTCGAGAGGTAATGTCAAAATCACGGGGAGGAGAATCGTGAAACATCTGGATGTGAATTGTCCTATACGAACAAGTTTCGTTACAATTACGTTAATTATTTGTTATATGATC
This genomic stretch from Megalopta genalis isolate 19385.01 chromosome 5, iyMegGena1_principal, whole genome shotgun sequence harbors:
- the tho2 gene encoding THO complex subunit 2-like protein encodes the protein MAGKVWNSEIWKAWDKHGKNDFLKLIKHKFKEGNATEWRRGLYELISNGIHGNIKRDSVIQTLGELMNIDGAIPSAIVDIFTLIDAEAHNEERNNFYYIVKESEKFLTDRILKERLEIDTLQDVGTLKNKSFQTKFIKVKTKLYYKQRKFNLFREESEGYSKLIVELNQERPECEVPTILEIVKSLIGYFNLDPNRVLDILLETFENRPQDDALFIPLIRSYMSDQQVLCEVLGFKYCSTVNTTPFSLQKVTALMLQHGVIKLDDILPWLVPDDRTIIKEHEQAMKQAKEYVRKLSVISTKDKEDVPEEKENPQDKYASNQKYGLCEALLEIGAWEVAQNLFNRLPEHSLTDQRPIALALCKMIQSLIEPVYRKHCIISPKLQGRRIPPLKSSLAPKPVEDLEEIHDQLLPMLIVLGPNLHHDPVLMYKIMRLCHATIRQCPLDSNKQPAEKNNNLYYDVLTILDVALLPSLSFMDCNCCVAEELWNILKYYPYQNRYCLYARWKNDTPLQHAALLRKRADAQKKIKSIMKRVSKETIKPVGRSIGKLTHSSPGVLFDYVLIQIQLYDNLIGPVVDSLKYLTNISYDVLGYCLVEALAGADRDRFKHDGTSISLWLQSLASFCGAIFKKYNIELTGLLQYVANQLKAQKSLDLLILKEIVQKMAGIEAAEEMTSDQLDAMAGGDLLKNEAGYFSQVRNTKKSSQRLKEALAEHDLAVALCLLMAQQKHCVVYRETDKSHLKLVGKLYDQCQDTLVQFGTFLGSTMTVDEYVERLPSIHSMLQDNHIHSDVAFFLARPMFAHAINIKYDALRKSDPNYKKMSTAVKQTKYAEAAQAVMAPVAQSVRPLHPLKVWEDISPQFLVTFWSLSMYDLYVPVESYQREINKLKQLAAQSADSKDVNVSKGKKEQERCSTLIEKLQDEKKKQEEHVEKVFAYLRQEKDTWFLSRSAKSAKNETITQFLQLCLFPRCTFTTVDAMYCAKFVHTIHSLKTANFSTLLCYDRLFCDITYSVTSCTENEANRYGRFLCAMLETVMRWHSEKAIFDKECSNYPGFVTKFRVSNQFSEANDMVGFENYRHVCHKWHYKITKAIVVCLDSKDYVQIRNSLIILIKILPHFPVLAKLSQILERKVEKVREEERGQRQDLHVLATSYSGQLKAKTPNMIREADFHHVGDKAGKTQDSQNSDTTEKVGDGISNKEITNGDTRIEKENKDQREKRSASNQLYHESSEKIRKKEESKDSAEGKDKHVKKEEVKEEDPMDKKDRKYYKEEHYYSSGVDNLDRDLSSVSNSSASSGPTQDGSDRDAKRRKIENMQKEGRRAESNLDKKERSSKSKIRDEQKELRREKKVGRKRDRADESTVTTEQKRRKDDERAKGAHQNGDMPEHREKHHYNKEKSPYTKERAHEREGREGRDKHRRSSDPKRR